Within Natronoarchaeum mannanilyticum, the genomic segment CGAGCGCGAGGCCGAGCGGACGGCCGAGAGCGCCCGCGAGAAGCTGGAGACCTATCGCGGGACGACTGATCCGCCCGGTGTACGCGGCCGCAAGGTCGTCGTGGTCGACGACGGCGTCGCCACGGGCGCGACGGCCCGGGCGTGCCTCCGCCAGGTTCGGGACGGCGGGGCCGAGCGGATCGTTCTGGCGGTCCCGGTCGGCTCGCCGGACTCGCTGGCCGCACTGGAGTCGTTCGCCGACGACGTCTACGCCGTCGAGGAACCCGCCGGATTTCGTGCGGTTGGTCAGTACTACCACGATTTCGGTCAGGTTTCCGACGCCGAAGCGAGGCGTTACCTCGATCGGTAGCGCCGTCCTGCGGATCGTCCGCCGGCACCTCGCCATCCGACAAGTATTTATATATCACTAACCTTCACTACGAAACACTTATAAGGCTTTCCCTCATATGTAGTAGTAGGAGCGCGGTACCCGGCCGTATTTTGGGATTTTCCCGACCGGTCAGCCCTTGCCCTCCCACCCACGGTGAGTTACCAATGACAGAAACGAGCATCCGAACGAACGACGACGTATCGACGCGGGAACGAACGACAGAGCGGACCGAGGAGAGCGAAGACCAGCAACTGTGTCCCGAGTGCGGCGGCCGGCTGGAGGCCGACAGCGAGCACGGCGAGACCGTCTGTGCGGACTGCGGGCTGGTCGTCGAGGAAGACGAGATCGACCGCGGCCCCGAGTGGCGCGCGTTCGACGCCGCCGAGAAGGACTCGAAGAGCCGCGTCGGCGCCCCCACCACGAAGATGATGCACGACGACGGGCTCTCGACGAACATCGGCTGGCAGGACAAGGACGCCTACGGCAACACCCTCAGCTCCAGCCAGCGTGAGAAGATGCAGCGCCTGCGCACCTGGAACGAGCGCTTCCGCACCCGTGACTCCAAAGAGCGCAACCTCAAGCAGGCGCTCGGCGAGATCGATCGGATGGCCTCCGCGCTCGGCCTCCCCGAGGACGTCCGCGAAACTGCCAGCGTGATCTATCGCCGCGCGCTCAGTGAAGACCTCCTGCCGGGCCGCTCGATCGAAGGCGTCGCCAGCGCCGCGCTGTACGCCGCGGCGCGCCAGACCGGGACGCCTCGATCGATCGACGAGGTCGCTCAGGTCAGCCGCATCGACGAGATGGAGTTCAAGCGCACCTACCGCTACATCGTCCGCGAGCTGAACCTCGAAATCCAGCCCGCGAACCCCGAGCAGTACGTCGGCCGCTTCGCGTCGGAACTCGATCTCTCCGACGAGTCCGAACAGCGCGCCCGCCAGCTGCTCCGGACGGCGACGGACAAGGGGATCCACAGCGGCAAGAGCCCCGTCGGGCTGGCGGCCGCCGCGGTGTACGCGGCGCCGCTGCTGTGCAACGAGGAGATCACCCAGTCGGAAGTCTCGGAGGTCACCGACATCTCCGAAGTCACCATCCGCAACCGCTACAAGGAGCTGCTCGAAGCCGACGGCCAGGCGCAGTTCGCCTGAGACTGACGCCGGGACCCCGAAACGCGGTGCCCGGCGTCGGTCCGAACGGTAACCACCGTCGGCCCGGGTCGGCTTTTGGACTTTGTTTTCACGTACTTCGAGCGACAGCGCCCGGATTTTCGCGACTAACAGTTCTTACAGACCGAGCAGGTCGCCGTCGAACCACCACAGGACGACCAGCACGGCGACGACGCCGACCGGCAGCGGCGTGACGCCGGGGCGCGCGATGCCGGGACGCGTAAACCCGGCGGCGAACTGGAGCAACGAGAGCATCGCGAAGACGGCCAACCCACCGGTGACGCGCCGGTCCTCGCGACCGAACACGAGGCCCCCGAGCGCGCTGACGAGCGCGCCGGCGTACAGCGCCGTCGCGATCGGCCACGCCTGGAGGCGCCGCGGCAGCGCGCGCGGCCCCCGCGTGAACTCGAAGAGGTACTCGTACAGGTGAAAGACGTGCCATCCCTCGACGTTGATCCAGCCCCACGCGAAGAAGACGTCGCGTCCGCTCGGAGCGATCAGGACTACCCAGGGAGCCAATCCCGCGAGGAGCAAGGCCAGAAATCGGCGGCGGCGACGCGGATCGGCGTCGCCGGTGTCGATATCGTGCGCCTCGTCGGCGCCGTCGTACGCTTCGTCGTCGTACGCTTCGACGTCGGCGTCGGTCACGGCGTCGGACTCACTTGCGGGTGATCATCCGCAGGACGTCCTCGTCGGCGAGCTCGTGGTCGAGGCCGACCTGCTGTTCGTCGTGCTTGACGCTGTCGCCCGACACCCGTGCGAACCGGAACCGCTCCTCGAACTCGCCGCCGAGCTTGTGCGCGGCGTCCTCGACGGTGCTGCCTTTCTCGATGACCAGCGGCTCCTCGTAGTCGATGCCCCGTCCGGGCTTGTCCATGTAGATCCGCATCAGCCCCAGCTCCTCCCAGATGCGCTCTTTCAGCGCGTCGAGCCCTTTCTCCTTCTCGGCGCTGATGAACGTCACCTCGTCGGGGTCGAGATCGTGCTCGCGGAGGTTCTCCTTGACGGTGTCGACGTAGCTCGGATCGATCAGGTCGGTCTTGTTGACCGCCGTGATCGAGGGGATGTACACCCGGTTGTCCATGATGCCGTCGATCAGCCGGTCGATGTCGACGTGCTCGTTGATCGTCACGTCGGCGTTGACGTAGCCGTGCTCGCGGAGGATCTCGCCGATCGTGTGGTCGTCGAGGTCGAGATCGACGCTCGAGGTCACTCGAATGCCGTCTTTCCCTTTCCGCCGGACCGACACTCGCGGGGGCTCTCTGTCGACGCGGATCTTGTTTTTGTACAGCTCCTCGTTGAGCCGCTCGTACTGGTCGATCTCGAACGCAGAGAGCATGAATATCACGAGATCGGCCGCCCGAACGACCGACAGCACCTCCTGGCCGCCGCCGCGACCGCTGGCGGCGCCCTCGATCAGCCCGGGGACGTCGAGCATCTGGATGTGGGCCCCGTTGAGATCCAGCATGCCGGGGTTGACGTCGAGGGTCGTGAACTCGTAGGATCCGACCTCGCTGTCGGCGTTGGTCATCGCGTTGAGCAGCGTCGACTTGCCGACGCTGGGGAACCCGACGAGCGCGACGGTCGCGTCGCCGTGCTTCTCGACGTGGTAGCCCCCGCCTCCGCCGGCCGAGGACTGCTGTTCCAGCTTCTCCTTTTTCTCCGCGAGCTTCGACTTCAGCCGCCCGATGTGCCCCTCGGTCGACTTGTTGTAGGGCGTCTCAGCAATTTCGTCTTCGAGTTCCCTGATCTCCTCTTCGAGCCCCATTAGCGGTCGCTAGGGTGACGACGCCCGAAAACCCTTCCTTTCGCACCCGGCCCGCTGATGTCGATCGTCGCGGATCCAACCCCTCGACCGGCAACGCAGCGGCCCGCTCGCGACGTTTCGACATTTTCATGCCGACCCCACCGTATCGCCAACGTGTATGACCGACCCGTCACGGCTCCGCGACAGCACGCAGATCGTGCTGCCGACGGAGGATCTGGACGGGTTGCGCGAGGAGATCGAGTCGCGGTTCGTCGTGACGATCGTCCCCGAGGGAGAACAGCTCCGGATCATCGGCAGCCCGGTCGAGATCAAGGAAGCCGGCGAATTTCTCACGAAACACGGCGTCAGGCTGCCGTGAGCGGGCGGCGTTAGACGGGCTAAAACAGCCAGTAAGCGGCGAGTACCTCGCGCCGTCGTTCGCAGCGACCGTATAACTAATCCCGCGAGGGCTCTCCGACCGCCCATGCTACCCTGGGAACACGCGGCGGTCGGGTATCTCGCCTACTCGCTGCTGAGCCACCTCCTCGCACGGCGATCGCCGGGCGCGCTCGAAGCCCTCGCCGCGCTCGTCGGCTCGCAGGGGCCCGACCTGATCGACAAGCCGCTGTCGTGGCAGTACGGCGTGTTCGAGTCGGGGTACGCGCTGGGCCACTCGGTCTTCCTCGCGGTGCCGCTGGCCGTCGCCGCCGGACTGCTCGCCCGGGCCTACGGCCGCGCCCGCGTCGGTGCGGCGTTCGCGGTCGGCTACTTGCTGCACTTGCCCGGCGACGTCGTGCCGACGTATCTTCAGCACGGCTACCTCCCGCTGGCGGTCGTTCTCTGGCCCGTCGAAACAGCGCCGCCGAGCGCCGACCAGCCAGTCGTCGGCGTGACGATCGACCTGTTCTTCGAGTACGTCGACGTGCTCACCGCGCAGGATCCGCCGACGCTCGTGCTCGTCCAGGCCGGCGTTATCGGCCTGACGGCGCTGCTGTGGCTCTACGACGGCGCGCCGGTGCTCCGAGAACTTCTCGTCGGCGTCAGCCGGCGTCTGTCCGACGGTATCGGCAGGGCGACGAACTGAGCTATCGCAGCAGATCGAGCACTTCGAGTGTCCCCGCGGCGTGGACGCCCTCCGTAACGTGGTCGGCGGCCGCCAGCGCGGCGTCGTCGGCGTTCGCGACCGCGTAGCTCTCGCCGGCGACGCCGAACGTCGAGACGTCGTTCTCCGAGTCGCCGACCGCGACGAACGCCGACGGATCGAGTCCGAGCAGCTCGGCGACGGCGTCGAGCCCGTCGCCCTTCGCGATCTCGGGGTCCTTGATGTGGTAGGCGTAGCCGGTGTCGACGACCTCCAGGCCGTGCTCGGCGGCGACCTCGCGCAGCGGTTGCTCTGGCACGTCGAGGTTGGCGGCGATCTCGGTTTCGCGCCAGCGATTCACGAGATCGGGCTGGCCCCAGCCGAGGTCGTATCCCCGGTCGCGGAGCGACGCCACGGCGGTCTCGGCGGCCGCGCGGTCGCCGACGACGCTGGCCTCGCCCTCGGCGTAGACGATCCCGCCGTTCTCCGCGATCACGCGCTCGGGCAGCCCCACGAACTGCGAGAGCGCGACCGGGAACGGGAACGCCTTCCCCGTCGCGATCACGACCGGCTCGGGCCACTCGCGGAGCGGCTCGAACACGCGCGGGTCGATCCCCGGCTCCCCGTCGGCTCTCGTCAGCGTCCCGTCGATGTCGAGTACGAGCGGCGCTGTCATTGGGTGGACGTGTGCGCTCGCGGCAAAAGCGGTTGCGAAGCGCGGTGAACTGATCCGGGGAGCGCGTCAGTACAACTGTTGCTCTCGCTCCTCCCGCTCTTCTTCGGCGCGCGCCGCTTCGGCGTCGTCCTGTCGCTGC encodes:
- a CDS encoding phosphoribosyltransferase; this encodes MFENREDAGERLAELLADRGVEADVVLGIPRGALPVARPVADRLDADLDVIVARKMGAPHNEELAIGAVASDGSVWRNDDLIERLGVDDAHVEREAERTAESAREKLETYRGTTDPPGVRGRKVVVVDDGVATGATARACLRQVRDGGAERIVLAVPVGSPDSLAALESFADDVYAVEEPAGFRAVGQYYHDFGQVSDAEARRYLDR
- a CDS encoding transcription initiation factor IIB, yielding MTETSIRTNDDVSTRERTTERTEESEDQQLCPECGGRLEADSEHGETVCADCGLVVEEDEIDRGPEWRAFDAAEKDSKSRVGAPTTKMMHDDGLSTNIGWQDKDAYGNTLSSSQREKMQRLRTWNERFRTRDSKERNLKQALGEIDRMASALGLPEDVRETASVIYRRALSEDLLPGRSIEGVASAALYAAARQTGTPRSIDEVAQVSRIDEMEFKRTYRYIVRELNLEIQPANPEQYVGRFASELDLSDESEQRARQLLRTATDKGIHSGKSPVGLAAAAVYAAPLLCNEEITQSEVSEVTDISEVTIRNRYKELLEADGQAQFA
- a CDS encoding TIGR04206 family protein, translating into MTDADVEAYDDEAYDGADEAHDIDTGDADPRRRRRFLALLLAGLAPWVVLIAPSGRDVFFAWGWINVEGWHVFHLYEYLFEFTRGPRALPRRLQAWPIATALYAGALVSALGGLVFGREDRRVTGGLAVFAMLSLLQFAAGFTRPGIARPGVTPLPVGVVAVLVVLWWFDGDLLGL
- a CDS encoding GTP-binding protein — its product is MGLEEEIRELEDEIAETPYNKSTEGHIGRLKSKLAEKKEKLEQQSSAGGGGGYHVEKHGDATVALVGFPSVGKSTLLNAMTNADSEVGSYEFTTLDVNPGMLDLNGAHIQMLDVPGLIEGAASGRGGGQEVLSVVRAADLVIFMLSAFEIDQYERLNEELYKNKIRVDREPPRVSVRRKGKDGIRVTSSVDLDLDDHTIGEILREHGYVNADVTINEHVDIDRLIDGIMDNRVYIPSITAVNKTDLIDPSYVDTVKENLREHDLDPDEVTFISAEKEKGLDALKERIWEELGLMRIYMDKPGRGIDYEEPLVIEKGSTVEDAAHKLGGEFEERFRFARVSGDSVKHDEQQVGLDHELADEDVLRMITRK
- a CDS encoding metal-dependent hydrolase, producing MLPWEHAAVGYLAYSLLSHLLARRSPGALEALAALVGSQGPDLIDKPLSWQYGVFESGYALGHSVFLAVPLAVAAGLLARAYGRARVGAAFAVGYLLHLPGDVVPTYLQHGYLPLAVVLWPVETAPPSADQPVVGVTIDLFFEYVDVLTAQDPPTLVLVQAGVIGLTALLWLYDGAPVLRELLVGVSRRLSDGIGRATN
- a CDS encoding phosphoglycolate phosphatase; this translates as MTAPLVLDIDGTLTRADGEPGIDPRVFEPLREWPEPVVIATGKAFPFPVALSQFVGLPERVIAENGGIVYAEGEASVVGDRAAAETAVASLRDRGYDLGWGQPDLVNRWRETEIAANLDVPEQPLREVAAEHGLEVVDTGYAYHIKDPEIAKGDGLDAVAELLGLDPSAFVAVGDSENDVSTFGVAGESYAVANADDAALAAADHVTEGVHAAGTLEVLDLLR